The Vespa velutina chromosome 22, iVesVel2.1, whole genome shotgun sequence genome includes a window with the following:
- the LOC124956523 gene encoding eukaryotic translation elongation factor 1 epsilon-1 produces the protein MVVCNRECIDKIIKYLDVSPDKLCSCEDNVVSIGHLHADESVMYFTTFIQALVKNSRYPNILGDDKETQALTRQWLEYIINCVNYADTPAHAKRVLKELNAALSDHTYLSGTKQTIADIVLYYTLYKIMSELSHQEKAQYVHVSRWFDNVQQDKKVRQTLDSISFNLMHLFL, from the exons atgGTTGTGTGTAATCGTGAAtgtatagataaaattataaaatatctagaTGTTTCTCCAGACAAGTTATGCTCCTGTGAAGATAAT GTAGTAAGTATTGGTCATCTACATGCAGACGAATCCGTTATGTATTTTACTACTTTTATACAAGCTTTGGTGAAGAATTCGAGATATCCTAACATACTTGGTGATGATAAAGAGACACAGGCTTTGACGCGTCAATggttagaatatataataaattgtgtTAATTATGCAGATACTCCTGCTCATGCAAAAAGAGTTTTAAAG GAATTAAATGCAGCATTGAGTGATCATACTTATTTAAGTGGTACAAAGCAAACCATTGCAGATATTGTACTTTATTATaccttatataaaataatg AGTGAATTAAGTCACCAAGAGAAGGCACAATATGTCCATGTATCTAGATGGTTTGACAATGTACAACAAGATAAAAAAGTGAGGCAGACATTGGATTCAATCTCATTCAATTTGATGCATCTATTCTTATGA